Proteins found in one Silene latifolia isolate original U9 population unplaced genomic scaffold, ASM4854445v1 scaffold_20.1, whole genome shotgun sequence genomic segment:
- the LOC141638361 gene encoding uncharacterized protein LOC141638361 — protein MALVTISVRLFTNFDAAKVAAAAFAKYRSLAIQATNKLPSSAVSTMVAAVNGIADGYISSQQDEFDENVGDEENADYGNKEENIEMGNNEDAKKDEDGELNLDNVVNNIVGNTLSMGANVVENDHVVNDDVDRMGGWSDADLRAALEIMDDTFVPIRAPDPKVTSKPIRKRRKPRLPTPSDCPRWRLLADDDHFLSSEEDRSIDPQSQPTPTPTPTPTPVVELAEPPIVIDLPDTPMIPVVRPPSPKLCVEESEQLPEKPLVTHLYIRRRHGNRLSVMKPPVRAKARRRGTR, from the coding sequence ATGGCCTTAGTGACGATAAGTGTGAGATTGTTCACAAACTTCGACGCCGCAAAGGTAGCGGCTGCGGCTTTCGCTAAGTACAGATCTCTTGCTATTCAAGCTACGAACAAGCTACCTTCCTCGGCGGTCTCTACTATGGTGGCAGCCGTTAATGGTATTGCGGACGGGTATATTTCATCCCAACAGGATGAGTTTGATGAGAATGTTGGGGATGAAGAAAATGCCGATTATGGGAATAAGGAGGAAAATATAGAGATGGGTAATAATGAGGATGCTAAGAAGGATGAGGATGGTGAACTGAATTTGGACAACGTGGTCAATAATATCGTTGGAAACACGTTATCCATGGGAGCGAATGTTGTGGAGAATGATCACGTTGTTAATGACGATGTGGACAGGATGGGTGGATGGTCCGACGCTGATTTACGTGCGGCATTGGAAATTATGGATGACACTTTTGTACCGATTCGTGCACCAGATCCCAAAGTGACAAGCAAACCCATTCGGAAACGTCGTAAACCAAGATTGCCAACCCCATCAGATTGCCCACGGTGGAGGCTGCTAGCAGACGACGATCATTTTTTGTCTTCTGAAGAAGACAGGTCTATTGATCCTCAGTCCcagccaacaccaacaccaacaccaacaccaacaccagttGTCGAACTAGCCGAACCCCCAATTGTTATTGATTTACCTGATACTCCAATGATTCCAGTCGTCCGTCCACCATCTCCGAAACTGTGTGTGGAAGAATCTGAGCAATTGCCTGAAAAACCATTGGTCACTCACCTGTACATTCGTCGTCGTCATGGAAACCGTTTGTCGGTGATGAAACCACCGGTCCGTGCGAAAGCGAGACGAAGAGGGACCAGGTGA